The following are encoded in a window of Rosa chinensis cultivar Old Blush chromosome 4, RchiOBHm-V2, whole genome shotgun sequence genomic DNA:
- the LOC112200886 gene encoding thaumatin-like protein 1, with protein MKSQVSLLSLLVVSIVSSGAQSATFTFTNKCPFTVWPGTLTGGGGAQLSSTGFELAAGASSTLDVPAPWSGRFWGRTQCSTDSSGKFTCATADCGSGQVACNGAGAIPPASLVELTLAANGGQDFYDVSLVDGFNVPIQLVPQGGSGGCSATSCAANVNSVCPAELAVKGSDGSVIACKSACLVFNQPQYCCTGDHGTPQTCPPTDYSKIFKNQCPQAYSYAYDDKSSTFTCNGGANYVIAFCP; from the exons ATGAAATCTCAAGTTTCATTGCTCTCTCTTTTGGTGGTCTCCATTGTTTCCTCAG GGGCTCAGTCGGCTACATTCACTTTCACGAACAAATGCCCCTTCACAGTTTGGCCCGGAACCCTAACCGGCGGTGGCGGTGCACAACTATCCTCAACCGGGTTCGAGTTAGCAGCCGGTGCCTCCTCAACTCTAGATGTCCCTGCCCCATGGTCCGGCCGCTTCTGGGGCCGGACTCAGTGCTCCACAGACTCATCGGGAAAGTTCACCTGCGCCACCGCAGACTGCGGGTCAGGTCAAGTCGCATGCAACGGCGCTGGTGCAATTCCACCGGCGTCGCTGGTGGAACTGACCCTAGCAGCGAACGGCGGCCAAGACTTCTATGATGTTAGTCTGGTTGATGGCTTCAACGTGCCTATTCAACTGGTTCCACAAGGTGGCTCCGGTGGGTGCAGTGCCACGAGCTGCGCCGCCAATGTCAATTCAGTTTGTCCCGCAGAGTTGGCTGTGAAGGGATCAGATGGCAGTGTGATTGCTTGTAAAAGTGCGTGTTTGGTTTTTAATCAGCCTCAGTACTGTTGCACCGGCGACCATGGTACACCGCAAACCTGCCCTCCGACTGATTATTCGAAGATCTTCAAGAACCAGTGCCCCCAGGCTTATAGTTATGCTTATGATGATAAGTCTAGCACTTTCACATGTAACGGAGGAGCTAATTATGTGATTGCTTTTTGTCCTTGA
- the LOC112195867 gene encoding ATP-dependent zinc metalloprotease FTSH 12, chloroplastic-like, with product MAKQSEARNQRIWPGHTSSRSPSSSTSISPITGYIEACFVSKSLLSLSEILIKYIALKEQKVLDHEKVQVEQEKTRVQKLLNGLQNSINVYNASGNPQISKDIKTWEPKRVAALVFYVFIAVVSCQRIYVAIRAPIQDRQRKELTEAYMEAVIPEPSPSNVSKLKKSMWRKTTPKGLKMKKFVEGPDGTLIHDSSYVGEDAWDDDPQLPQDNVKQFIDSDIKLNPEEKKELKEDLGISGEVQEDTGTWRERLQKWKEILQKEKLAEQLDSANSKYVVEFDMKEVENSLRKDVVEKVTETQGKGRYG from the exons ATGGCAAAGCAATCTGAAGCCAGAAATCAGAGAATCTGGCCAGGGCACACCTCATCCAGATCGCCTTCCTCGTCAACCAGTATCTCTCCGATAACAGGCTACATCGAAGCCTGCTTC GTGTCAAAGAGCTTGCTGAGTTTGTCTGAGATTTTGATCAAGTACATAGCATTGAAGGAGCAGAAAGTGTTGGACCATGAGAAGGTTCAGGTGGAGCAAGAGAAAACCAGGGTTCAGAAGTTGTTGAATGGGTTGCAGAACTCGATAAACGTTTACAATGCCAGTGGAAACCCCCAAATCTCCAAA GATATCAAGACATGGGAACCTAAAAGAGTTGCTGCATtggttttctatgtttttattgCCGTAGTTTCGTGCCAAAGAATATATGTAGCAATTCGAGCTCCTATCCAAGATCGCCAGAGGAAAGAGTTGACGGAGGCTTATATGGAGGCAGTGATTCCTGAGCCATCTCCGAGTAATGTTAGCAA GCTTAAGAAGAGTATGTGGAGGAAGACGACGCCCAAAGGCCTGAAAATGAAGAAGTTTGTTGAAGGACCTGATGGAACACTTATCCATGATAGTTCTTATGTGGGAGAGGATGCATGGGATGATGATCCGCAGCTGCCTCAGGACAATGTAAAACAATTTATTGACAGTGATATAAAATTAAAtccagaagaaaagaaggaattgaaaGAAGACCTGGGAATTTCTG GTGAAGTTCAAGAGGATACTGGAACATGGCGTGAAAGACTTCAGAAATGGAAGGAGATCCTCCAAAAAGAAAAGTTAGCGGAACAGTTGGACTCTGCAAATTCCAAGTATGTAGTTGAATTTGACATGAAAGAGGTTGAAAACAGTCTTCGCAAGGATGTAGTGGAGAAGGTAACAGAGACACAAGGAAAAGGGCGTTATGGATAG
- the LOC112198317 gene encoding 50S ribosomal protein L28, chloroplastic, with product MAASATAAVFSGLCFRRGAESSKRILSSKTQAVSDIGFVTSQLSGLKISYDVSSHLPTPIFTPSLPGLQPIVARRICPFTGKKANKANKISFSAHKTKKLQFVNLQYKRIWWEGGKRFLKLRLSTKAIKTIEKNGLEAVAKKAGIDLRKC from the exons ATGGCAGCTTCCGCAACCGCGGCTGTGTTCTCCGGTCTATGCTTCCGCCGAGGAGCAGAGTCCTCCAAGAGAATATTGTCTTCCAAGACCCAAGCAGTTTCCGATATTGGGTTCGTCACCAGTCAGCTCAGTGGCCTCAAAATCTCCTACGACGTGTCGTCTCACCTCCCAACTCCCATCTTCACCCCTTCCCTCCCTGGCCTTCAGCCCATTGTTGCTC GTAGAATTTGTCCGTttactgggaagaaagcaaacAAGGCAAACAAGATTTCTTTCTCGGCCCACAAGACCAAGAAGTTGCAGTTTGTGAACCTGCAGTACAAGAGGATTTGGTGGGAAGGTGGGAAGCGCTTTTTGAAGCTGCGCTTGTCAACCAAAGCAATCAAGACCATAGAGAAGAATGGACTGGAAGCCGTTGCCAAGAAGGCTGGGATAGATCTTCGTAAGTGTTGA